The Lathyrus oleraceus cultivar Zhongwan6 chromosome 5, CAAS_Psat_ZW6_1.0, whole genome shotgun sequence genome includes the window ttaacgtgaatggaagtggtgttggtgctgttttggttacgccgaaaggatcccacattccttttgctgcccggctaacattcgagtgtaccaacaacgtagctgaatatgaagcttgcatactggggattgaagaggcgattgatttgaggatcaagaaccttgtcatatatggagattcagctctggtgataaatcaggttaacgggaaatggtatacgcatcagtctcatttggttccgtatcgagattatacgaggagattgttgacgtttttcaccaaggtgaagctgcatcatgtgcccagagaggagaatcctttggcagatgctttggctactctagctgccttgattaaggtacagaggtggaatcagttccccagtgtggagattggacgtctggatagaccggcttatgtgtttgctgttgatacagcgcctgatgatgataagccgtggtatttcgatatcaaacgctatctagagacgcaagaatatcctgagggagcatctaagaaggatagaaagactctgcggaggttagccatggtattctacctgaataaggatggggttttgtataagagaaattttgattgggtcttgctccgatgtgttgatgatgcagaagcaagccagttgatgaaagaggttcatgagggatcgttcggtacccatgccagtgggaatgcaatggtaaagaagctgttgagagtaggttattactggatgacaatggaggcccaatgtttcaattatgtgcggaagtgtcataaatgccagatttatgctgataaggtgcacgtgcctccaaatccgttgagcttaatgtcgtcccatggccgttcgctatgtggggcattgatatgattggaaagatagagcctacagcttcgaatgggcacagattcatattagtggctattgattacttcaccaagtgggtagaagcagcctcttatacgaacgtgacgaagcaggtagtggccagatttctcaagagagacatcatttgcagatacggggttcccgagagaatcattactgataatggttctaatttaaataataagatgatggcaaagttgtgccgggaattcaagatcgagcatcacaattcttctccctatcgtccgaagatgaatggggcggttgaggcagccaataagaatattaagaagattgtgcagaaaatggtggttacctacaaagactggcatgagatgttgccgtttgcattgcatgggtatcgaacgtcggtgcgcacatctactggggcaactcctttctcattggtatatgggatggaggctgtgttacctgttgaagttcagattccctctttgagagtcctgatggacgtgaaattgcaagaggctgaatgggtaaggacccggtatgaagagttgagcctgattgaggaaaagaggctagcagccatctgtcatgggcagttgtatcagcagcgaatgaagcgtgcttttgacaaaaaggtgcgacctcgggtatatcacgtaggggcaaatggacgccgaattatgaaggtccattcgtggtcaagaaggttttctctggaggagccttgttgttaacgaccatggatggcgaagattttccatcccctgtgaatgcggacgcagttaaaaaatacttcgtataaattgacccgctggacgaaaagaataaaatagtccaggcaaaaatgggcatcccggcgaaccaaaaacagaaagaaaaggttcgggcaaaaattagggatataaaaataaaaaatgtacaccccgcaagtcgaaaacctgaaaaggcgacttgggcaaaaaagggtatcccagtggactgaaaacccgaaagggcggtccaggcaaaagggggattgaaacgaacaactgcgtctagcatgatcgtttgcgctttggttaaagcatcatggataatacccggtagggatcaatcagaaacgtcttgttcagaaggcagaaagcacggagagtctgaggacatatggggtgtaaccgagttggaactcgatgagatcacgggtttcacattgccattaggatagatttttccttttgtgtgcaattacctcttttcaggaattgcttcctttgtattgctcaatttgagccacactattttcaatcaataaaatgcatattcagtcaaataattttgtttttgttttcattatcgctttgattgcaaaaacatccagatatttttgataaagaattttgcattttaagacatacaggtcccttccaatgcatgtttataagattgaaagcttgaaatcttatttggaaggttgagtgacccaagtgttgaaatcttgacacgcctggggcacggttttatctaacgatctgttttgcaggtattgttagatattttcactcacttgcaggttgtgatgtggaagctgttgatgaaacaaatccccagagagttcccgcagggacgaatgaatgaaaaACGATGAAGAAACGTTGcgacgtacgacgatccttgatgataatcaagaagactcttcaaagtcgaaagatttgaaagtatgtaattctccgcagagttcgatcagggacgagtgcacgAAGGAGGGCGATgaagagacgacgagagacgtacgacgacctttggaattaatcaagaagactcttcaaagtcggaaaattgaaaagtatgtataaatcccaggaatacgtttctcgtcgagcgtCGAGCGATTgggagtacaagatgatggagcagaaagggtctagacgagtctgggagttctcaaaagtagaaagctgatacgagattgggaggtagataccgtggttcgacgagtcgacgggtgttctgtaccaacttttctcatttttccagctaggtccccaagcagaatcagaggactagctccccagcagatccgaggtctgtgacttctccagccgagtcaagatggttatccccggcaggtttacaatggtgtttcctcagcagccaggtctgaaggttgctattccccgagtggagcgggtttcaatgaaatatatctccagtAGTGTTTATCCTACCGgtggattggacaagtttccgtagcagacggatttttgcatccccagctgagttgattctacctagggattgcatgggttgtccccagcggagtagcattcgttttccctagcagggtcaggatggttatccccagcaggtgtcagattgatgcttccccagtcgacagtcctggaggttgctgttttcccagcagagtatctgtgagcatttccccagtgaagtcgtcaggtatctgtgagggtttcccgaagcagagtaGGGATCAATATCCCTAGCAAGTCGAGAttggtgtatccccacagagtgttggtgatgcttatccccagcagtttcccgagtggattgggtgcaaaggaggttcttcccagcaagggttgcctatttcccagcaacagtgattccctagcagggtggaatcggagcattgatgagttcctcagcagagtgtctcgtattccccagaagagtcccttgagggggatatttctttTTTTGCATTCATCATGGAAAAATAGCATGGCATATCGCATAGAAAAATgaataatcgcgtagcatttccataattatggagcattacgcagaaaaatcaatcatgcatcattaaaagcataagctagtctcaagctgtggttactATTTGGGAGGTGATGTTGCATCAAAGTTTCTGTCGAGCGAAGATGGGAATGATAATCCGAAATctttccggtgttcagaccgaggcgatgtccagaccgaagtggcgttcaggcccaatttccgattctcagatcgaagaagtttccggtattcagaccgaggcggtgtccagaccgaagtggcgttcaggcccaatttccgattttcagatcgaagaagcttccgacatgtagatcgatgcagcttgtggcattcaggccaagtttccggtattcagaccgaggcggtgtccagaccgaagtggcgttcaggcccaatttccgattctcagatcgaagaagtttccggtattcagactgaggcggtgtccagaccgaagtggcgttcaagcccaatttccgattttcagatcgaagaagcttccgacatgtagatcgatgcaacttgtggcattcaggccaagtttccggtattcagaccgaggcggtgtccagaccgaagtggcgttcaggcccaatttccgattttcagatcgaagaagcttccgacatgtagatcgatgcagcttgtggcattcaggccaagtttccggtattcagaccgaggcggtgtccagaccgaagtggcgttcaggcccaatttccgattctcagatcgaagaagtttccggtattcagaccgatgtggtattcaggccaattttccggtgttcagaccgaggcggtattcagaccgaagtggcgatcaGGCCGATGTTCCGGTAATCAGACCGAGGTGGTTCTCAgaccaagaaaatgaaaattatggggttcaagaaaagcataaaaataAGAGAGAGTGATAATCTCGAGCGGATGCGGTTTTTAaaccatggttatccctgcgttaccatttattttggtatccaggtcgacgttcTTTTTCGAGTTggtttcttcgccgatgctgacaggcgttgttaattattttcccatcagagtgcaaattgttcgtctgttcttggtattcaatcactcttcatcctgatcatccgaaagccgaggctattcgtatcgacaggttcacagtggattgaataggggcagctgtaacacctcaaaatttgccctcctctcttgggactaagcttaacatattgcatatcattttaggtcattaggaattgcatgttgcatatcatgtggttacattgtgcaagtcatcctcccaaatattgatcagaagatggagaagtctaagtgcaagcctagggtttattgactgatcatgggccatctgaggattgggttgtgaattagggttttgtgattctcaatggatgttggtcttcatcttgattgcaatgatacatcatcatcatcatgattggatgtcatcagaagattgaggaagattccttgagattagggttttgaccactggtcaaccctaatcagttgcattgggccaatcagggcatgatcaggagatgagatttatgatggttgtggggttcattctttgattatattgagctaattgaggctagggtgtcacccttgagccatttcagttggagattggggctcagattgatctatgcattgcctgattcatctgtcagttgaaaagtcaactatggtcaactgtacatgatctgatggatttggaggtggaaatgagttggatgcacttcattcatgttggaacaagtgttacATGACctctcaaagcttaaaaatgaagaaaatcaagtcaggacaaaaactgccaaaaatagaaagtgacttgtaattgaagtttcctaaaatggaaagtttttgacctcaagaccacgtgtccaaggaagcttcaaatgaaaatttgttcaacatgaaagttgtagatcttgttctcacctttccaaaaagtccaagaacttgaaaatcccatgtatggttggaaaattatgacttagtgaatttcaaaaatgacccataatcaggaggccataatttccacatggtttgtccaaattgcaagttctttatatgcacaaactccatttgacatgtactttcatggtgcataattggattttctcaaaagtggtcaatgcaaaaagtcaattttcaactggacagttaaaatggaccaagggcaaaattgtccaacttgtgaaataattggaatttttgagtggggatttttgcaacacctcataaatggtatttgaaagttgttggaatcatcataacatggcTAGGCCTTGTGATTTGGAaattggcttgaaaaatgaacttgtaaaattggacaaagtgccatcacatagtgaatttccaaaatatgcatccaatgagagtgaaacaagttgcaacagctcacacatgtcattttgagagtgtgtgagctgtcaatgagctggcattggcttaTATGTGAAAGTACCATTTTGTCCCTAACTTGAAAATTAACCATTTCACTAACACATTCCATTTGGTTAATTAAACATGGTTAAGTGGGGATTAAGCAatcatatatattcataatcatcatctaatcataacagaaaaacacatttcccaaaatcagatctcaaattcttgaaattctctcaaattcctcaagaacaccaaaaccaaaattggcaagaactctctcatttcttgatcaatcttcgaatttctttttgcatcaatctcctttcatcatcatcatcaactgTTTGTGGAGTTTGGATTGAAAAAGGCTTTGAATCGTGACTGCACCTACAAGCTAcatcaatggcaaatcaagaTCGCAAGCACTAGAAGCAACCTGGAACTGAAGCAATCATTCTCTTCACCTTCCTCATCATCCTTCTACACCTGTTTGTGGAAATTAAAGCTCAAGAACGCTCGTAAcatcactgccattccaggttttgcattttttcgaatctcatgataTGCTTAATGGTTATATGCGTTTGAAAGCTCGTACCGTGTGGAATTCAGTGATATGTTTAGTTTTGATTATAGTGAACTATAGCTtaagaaatctggatttgaagttTCGAACCAAAACCCTAGGGCGATCGATTTGAGAGATTCAGGAACTTGTAGGCAAAATTAGTTTGATATTTGAGATCCTCATGCTCAGACGGTTCTAACGAGTATTCGTTTGctcattttggtgatgatttgatGATTACGTGTTCTTGGCATTGCTGGTGAAGGAGATGAAGTTTCTGCGCAAAACACTGTTTGATCCGAAACTTCGTTTGAAAATTTGAACCACATGTTTACCGCCCCCGCACCATATAATTACAATAATGCCATTAGTGAATtctaattaattatattaattcataaaaattcttaaaaaatcataaaacactttaaaaaattcataaaaaattgataaaaaatcagaaaaatgtgagaatttttgtgttgactttgtttttgactctagaatttttttgacctattggttgaagttgtgcatggtagaaattatgtttgacctagggttctttaacatgtgctacattttgataccttgtgccaaatccaatgtgaaattctcatgcttacaaataaatgtctggaaatttttgtgatgattgtggactggctgatgtttatttacatgtagatttcatgaatttttgatacctggcctttgagatgtgaatttttgaacttaggtgtgacaatttgtgtcacacctcattatgtcaacttgctggatttgtttgagtgacctatacttgttggattaatgtgaaatttggcatggatgttcattaacatgttaagatgctaggtgattttttgtggaattttatgtgacattttcaaattgattgctatttttcatctctggtggttgaatttgcaagttcatgtgacataggttggtagatttaatgtgaaatgctcatatggtattgaatgatcatgaaatttggtaggaatgttatagacacattgtatgacatccctgttttggtcccagtcatttctttattgttttcatggacttatgaatttttgaagtggaagcatgtgttgatgttgtgatttggagcatgtaattgtgtctgtttttgctgattttcattgacatggtttcctttgcccaattaagctgaagTTTGGTGTGCCATACCTTGAATAGaccctgtttaggtgtaatttatttgagattttttggatttgttttgatatggatttgaatgcaatagttctgtttggatgtttagtgttccatttgaactagtttgatttgttttgtgcataaaaggaacatgatgaatgatatggacatgggactaattgtgtgggcttttgtttgacattaatttgactttggttagagatcccttgctgtttaggaatttttcttgcctttggaccctaggcttggcctagtggtctagtttctaacatttgattgaattttcaggatgaaaaggtgcaatgtgcatggagaatgatccaagttaATTCAAATGAGTTTAttggatgtttgtacactaacacaactttgttttgtaggttgtgaagcttgggcttgagttgagcttgctttgttgtgcattagtttgtatagtctggatgattaatatttgctgtttatgtttgtctgtctgagtactaactgtgtttgattgtttccaggtacttttagttgctcagttccttgtgaacttttgctttgctttgcttaagcaacttgcattgaggtataacttcctaacttcatgtagtctggagacccggtctgttatttgaccgggcaaactgtctgaagtcctccttaagaggcaatgtttgtgattgtttaatattgtgcctaagcaggtaaagtccttaatcaaggcaattggtggaaggtagggatatgcaatctatcccccactattctgtgagtcttctccttgctcccattacatggttgtagcattgagatcacaagcccaagatcttgtgcagtgcacattgtgtcagagtctctgagtatagaagggttcccccattctggacccatgctcatttgtcagaagctctccctggtcagggataagagctgtgaggtctgatcctcacttcacctttcatctgcttcaccttagcctcgtaatggcaaggttaagagcaaacacagcccgtacagatgacttgctgaggcagtcaaacctattgtgtgagccccttgtgtggttatagtgcgtgctatgtggatatctgtttgagatgcttgttctcatttaatgtatgcttgaattattctgtatgcttgtgtgcttgcttctttcctggataggagtagtttgcttatgcaagtaggatagaaaactgaacttagggtaacgatgcatgacaacactaggctcgagtccagctccctagtagtgtgtcttcccctggtttccggctagtaattcagtccctttcaggggaactacatcgccctgatcctcgttccagacgaggtatgtaggcaggtggtcgtgcgagaccactccgggcaacctttttcttttttgtgtgtgttcacttgttatctgattatgttttggttcggatgccgacgtaagcccagtaattggctgtcgggctccacgtctgccgttttgagtgtgttttggttcggatgccgacgtaagcccagtggttgtcgggctccatgtttgccacccttgcttgtttgtatgttttgtgttgtttggcgtgcgtaagccgaactacagtggctctgattcttgttccagacaagatatgtaggcataggacgcgatgtcctatcgagctcccttctcctaaccccacctgcgttccccgtgtgtgtgtgtgatgttttagcaacctattctttattttagaacgtggatcccgtcgagtacgacggacgtgaggggtgctaataccttcccctcgcgtaaccgactcccttaccctttctctttgatcgcaagaccatttcctttccaggtttctctgagcgtttcctttccctatcttgggataaataacgcgcagtggcggctctgtgttgtgttttatttgagtcccgccggttgttttttcgcggatgcgacacacGCCTCTCTTGTACCAATTACCATAAGATTTCACACATGCAAATACCAATAACACCCTTAACTTTTCAACCTCAACAACATCCAAGGCTTTAGTACAAGTGTCACTTAATTGCTTTGCTTGTAGACCAAGAAAGTAGGCGAGACTTTCTTCaaaactcatctcaaattcataCTGCATTTGTTGAACACAATGTTCCACCATCTTGTAAACATCACACATGTCAGATTTTTCTTTAATAAAATTGATCCTAGTGTATCTTGAAAGATCATCCACACATACAAAGACATATCTTTTTCCACCAAAGATTTCTACTTGCATATGCCCCATCAGATTCATATGAAATAACTCTAGAACTTTTGAGGTTGTAAGATGTTGGATCTTCTTGTGGGTTATCCTGGTCTGCTTGCCTATTTGACACTCATCACATATTTTTCATTCTTAAATCTTGAGCTTTAGCAATCCCTTGATAGCATCTTCAGATATGATATACTTCATACTCTTGTGATTCAGATGACAAAGTTTTTAGTGCCATAGCTTGGTTTGATCTACATTGAATATCAAACATGTTGAGGGATGACTTTTGTTTTGAGATACTTAAAATTTGCGTCAATGGTGTTAATGTACCTCATACAATGTCAAAAAAACTTTTTTTGATCATCATTTTCAGCTAACAAACATGTAATAGAATATGCCAAAACTATCTTAAGTGCTATTTCTACTTATTTCTAACTCTAATAATTGATTTCTATTCATTTACACTAAAACTCAAAAATCTATCGAAATTCAAAAAACTTATAAGAAATTGATGTTTAAGATGTTGTTTCCGATGTTAGATATGATTATTGAAGTTCCTTTAAGTCTTAATGATTGAATTTTAAGCTGGTGCAGAGAAAAATTTAAGAGAGTTTAAAGAATGGTTCTGAGAAAAATGAGAAATGAGGAAGAAGAATTGTCTGTTGCGATTTAACCTCAAAAATATTTCGGGGATGCATCTCTGAAATTTTTTAATGTTAACTGACATTTTGGTAGGTCCAGAGATTAATCTTCGAAATCAAAAGACATCTATGTATTTTTGCATGATGCATAAGAAACATATGAGATGCAGAAATCCACTAATGTCTTTTGTCCATTTTTTCGTCGATCCAACGTTTTGTCTTTTGCCCATCATCTTCCCATGTCTATTAGATTTTGATCTTAATATTGCATAACTTGAATTGCTATTATTTCTTCCATTTTTCGTGATTATTTTGATCTTAATATTGTACCATAGCTATTAGACTAAggtttatattttatttttacatACACTTCAAACTTCTAGTTAAAATAGTTTTGCTAAAAGCATGGAACAAGTGCGTTACCGTTGGCAGCAGAATcgtataaataaataaatagagCAAAAAAACAACATGCTAACGAAACGGATCCTCTCCCTCTTCTTCCCTCTATCAAATTCTTTCAACTAAACCCCAAATCTCATCCTCAATTTCATCTCCATATCACTCTAATTCAACCACACTACCATAAATTCATCTTCAATATACTTGAATACCCTAATTCCCAACTTCATCACTTGGTTagggaaattagggtttcaacaATCAAAATATGGAAGAAGTAAAAGAGGAACCATGGGACGACGCGTCATGGTCACGTTCGGTTAGTGAAACGGTAAATGGGTCACACGAATTAACGATAAAGGGTTATTCTTTATCCAAAGGAATGGGGGCTGGAAGATACATCACCAGTGACACTTTCAGCGTTGGTGGTTACGATTGGGCTGTTTACTTTTATCCTGACGGAAAAAACCCTGAAGATAATTCTATGTATGTTTCGGTTTTCATTGCACTTGCCAGTGAGGGTACTGATGTTAGGGCTTTATTCAAATTAACATTGCTTGATCAAACTTCAAAGGGTAATCACAAAGTTCATAGCCATTTTGATCGTCCACTTGAGAGTGGTCCTTATACTCTCAAGTACAGAGGCAGCATGTGGTTGGTTATTTTGTACTTAATAATTATAAAGTTCATGTTTTTGAGGTTTTGGAATTTTAGGGTTTTCAGTTTGGTGTAATTGAACTTTACCTCTTTCTTGTTGTAGGGGTTACAAGCGTTTTTTTAAGAGGCCACTGTTGGAAAATTCTGAGTATTTGAAGGATGATTGTCTTGTTATGCACTGCACGGTTGGTGTTGTTAAGACACGATTTGAAAGATCCAAACATGGTGTTGTTGTGCCTGCTTCTGACATGGGTAAAGATTTCAAGGATTTGTTTGAGTCTCAAGTTGGTTGTGACATTGTCTTTAAGGTCAAGAGTGAAAGCTTTAAGGCTCATAAGTTGATTCTCGCTGCTCGGTCGCCTGTGTTTAGAGCTCAGTTTTATGGACTTGTTGGGGATCCTTGCTTAGAGGAAGTAGTGGTAGAGGATATTGAGCCCTTTATCTTCAAGGTAGGTTGTTATCATATATAATGGTATATCTAGACAGTGAAATGATTCTGTATTTTTACCTTA containing:
- the LOC127083861 gene encoding BTB/POZ and MATH domain-containing protein 3 translates to MEEVKEEPWDDASWSRSVSETVNGSHELTIKGYSLSKGMGAGRYITSDTFSVGGYDWAVYFYPDGKNPEDNSMYVSVFIALASEGTDVRALFKLTLLDQTSKGNHKVHSHFDRPLESGPYTLKYRGSMWGYKRFFKRPLLENSEYLKDDCLVMHCTVGVVKTRFERSKHGVVVPASDMGKDFKDLFESQVGCDIVFKVKSESFKAHKLILAARSPVFRAQFYGLVGDPCLEEVVVEDIEPFIFKAMLLFIYSDKIPEVYEVMGSIPMCSYTVMVQHLLAAADLYNLDRLKMLCESRLCEDINTETVATTLSLAEQHHCPQLKAICLKFIANPKNLGAVMQSEAFLHLKDSCPTMLMELLEIFASVDHTSSLLLSRKRSVSSIYGQDLTDGGAAESVNPNCKRIRRRT